One Lentisphaerota bacterium genomic window carries:
- a CDS encoding DUF485 domain-containing protein → MLHEPAAKQEKDPASAWKARLGIRLFWLYCAIYAGFVALAVFAAETLKTPVLAGVNLAIIFGVALILFALILGIIYNHVCTRKEDEMNHEDTHP, encoded by the coding sequence ATGTTACACGAACCCGCTGCAAAGCAGGAGAAGGACCCTGCATCCGCCTGGAAAGCGCGGTTGGGCATTCGGCTGTTCTGGCTGTATTGCGCGATCTATGCAGGCTTCGTTGCGTTAGCGGTTTTTGCCGCCGAAACGCTCAAAACGCCGGTGCTGGCCGGCGTGAATCTGGCCATCATCTTTGGCGTGGCGCTGATCCTGTTTGCGCTCATTCTCGGGATCATCTATAACCACGTGTGCACCCGGAAAGAAGATGAGATGAACCACGAGGATACCCACCCATGA
- a CDS encoding cation acetate symporter: MKYIASPIAVAIFLSFVGCVLGLSFYYARKARSAAGYFAAGGTIHWFVNGVAFAGDYLSAASFLGICGMIATMGYDGFLYSIGYLAGWIVALFVVAEPMKRLGKYTFADALDFKFNSKGIQLMAAISTLAVSVFYLIPQMVGAGSLVTPLLGFPQWAGVIMVGAIVIAIVATAGMTSTTYVQFLKGGLLIVFSSVLVIAVLARGLSTTPGSKTFFPKQLDAATIMTTGADGYSCVTQLDDQKSGKRFVKLAKDGIEGWWLLNGPSLEEVQSQTETRSGTLYNGAPKEADLFKSVGYVTRLRDENGNEITQTGRLGPLRYLAALSRAEVVRYPKSAQVKLMDGDARVTLFCPVVTRGADLLVPGQKFKTKTPVEKMNFISLMLALFLGTAALPHILIRYYTVHSQRDARKSTIVAIGGIGFFYVLTLFMGLGAMTLGVIDMTDDNMSAPLLAGSFSLVLFAIISAIAFATVLGTVSGLIVAASGAVAHDLMDKFMSVTMTDIQKVKTGKIAAVVVGILAIGLGILFQGMNVTFLVGWAFSVAASANLPAIIMLLFWKKTTATGIAWSIGVGMMSALLIILTSPDMYVQYTLNPATALHSLNQPGIVSIPLSFITLVVVSLLTLKRKAEEKS, encoded by the coding sequence ATGAAGTACATCGCCAGTCCCATCGCCGTGGCTATCTTTCTGAGCTTTGTCGGTTGTGTGCTCGGGCTGTCCTTCTATTATGCGCGCAAAGCCAGATCGGCCGCAGGCTACTTCGCCGCAGGCGGAACCATTCACTGGTTTGTGAACGGGGTCGCTTTTGCCGGCGACTATCTCTCGGCCGCGTCCTTCCTCGGCATTTGCGGCATGATAGCCACCATGGGCTATGACGGCTTCCTCTATTCCATTGGCTATCTTGCCGGCTGGATTGTGGCCCTGTTTGTGGTGGCTGAACCGATGAAACGCCTCGGCAAATACACCTTCGCCGATGCCTTGGACTTTAAGTTTAACTCGAAGGGCATTCAGTTGATGGCCGCCATCAGCACGCTCGCCGTCTCGGTGTTTTATCTGATTCCGCAGATGGTCGGCGCCGGATCGCTGGTGACGCCGCTGCTGGGTTTTCCGCAGTGGGCCGGGGTCATCATGGTCGGGGCGATTGTCATCGCCATTGTGGCCACAGCCGGCATGACCTCCACCACGTATGTACAATTTCTCAAGGGCGGGTTGTTGATTGTCTTTTCATCCGTGCTGGTGATCGCTGTGCTCGCGAGAGGGCTGTCAACCACGCCGGGCAGCAAGACCTTCTTCCCGAAACAGCTCGATGCCGCAACGATCATGACAACTGGCGCTGACGGGTATTCATGTGTCACGCAGTTGGACGATCAGAAATCAGGCAAGCGTTTCGTTAAACTGGCCAAAGACGGCATCGAAGGGTGGTGGTTGCTCAACGGCCCCTCCCTGGAAGAGGTGCAGTCCCAGACCGAAACCCGGTCTGGAACGCTCTATAACGGCGCGCCCAAAGAAGCGGATCTTTTTAAATCCGTGGGGTATGTCACCCGTTTGCGTGATGAGAACGGCAACGAGATCACGCAGACGGGACGCCTCGGCCCGTTGCGCTATCTGGCGGCGCTCTCCCGTGCGGAGGTTGTGCGCTATCCCAAAAGCGCTCAGGTCAAGCTGATGGACGGCGACGCGCGGGTCACGCTTTTCTGCCCGGTGGTCACCCGGGGCGCGGACCTGCTGGTTCCCGGCCAGAAGTTCAAGACCAAGACCCCGGTGGAAAAGATGAACTTTATCTCCCTGATGCTGGCGCTATTCTTGGGCACAGCCGCTTTGCCGCATATTCTCATCCGCTATTACACCGTGCACTCACAGCGCGATGCCCGTAAATCGACGATCGTGGCCATTGGCGGGATCGGATTCTTCTACGTGCTGACGCTGTTTATGGGCCTCGGCGCCATGACACTGGGCGTCATTGATATGACGGATGACAACATGTCCGCTCCGCTGCTGGCCGGCTCATTCAGTCTGGTGCTGTTTGCCATCATCTCCGCCATTGCTTTTGCGACGGTCCTCGGAACCGTCTCCGGCCTGATCGTCGCGGCTTCCGGGGCGGTGGCGCACGACCTGATGGACAAGTTTATGAGCGTCACGATGACGGACATTCAAAAGGTTAAAACCGGAAAGATTGCCGCCGTTGTGGTCGGCATTCTGGCGATCGGCCTCGGGATTCTCTTTCAAGGAATGAACGTCACCTTCCTGGTCGGGTGGGCTTTTTCCGTGGCGGCATCAGCCAACCTGCCCGCGATCATCATGCTGCTTTTCTGGAAAAAGACGACCGCGACGGGGATCGCCTGGTCCATTGGCGTCGGCATGATGTCCGCGCTGTTAATCATCCTCACCTCTCCGGATATGTACGTGCAGTACACGCTCAATCCGGCGACTGCGCTGCACAGCCTCAACCAGCCAGGCATCGTCTCCATCCCGCTCAGCTTCATAACCTTGGTGGTCGTATCGTTGCTGACGCTGAAGAGAAAAGCTGAAGAGAAAAGCTGA
- a CDS encoding ATP-binding protein, with the protein MKREIESRLLAWKQSPGRKVLLVRGARQVGKTYSIRELGQTFRHFVEVNFEENPEIRVFFHDSLNPVRIREKLAAYFSTPIVAGETLLFFDEIQACPEALSALRFFHEKMPDLHVVAAGSLLELALAEIPSLGVGRLSSLFMYPLTFAEYLMATGEDTLLGVVAQADAAHPVDKPFHRRLVDLVKTYQLVGGMPAAVKAYAEKHDLAECLKILDDLVTTIDDDFKKYKKRAPVGRLSEVFRSIVLQAGGKFKYSSIDSASSAQPLKDALQLLLQAGLAYRVMHTHARGIPLGAQVDEKKFKVFLFDIGIHQRLMGLDVPGHLTAGDLDLVNKGSLAEVFTGLELIGNHPSHMKANLYYWHREARNSNAEIDYVIQQGADIVPVEVKSGTKGQMQSMYLFMDERKLKKGIRVSLENFTEYDRVQTIPMYAVRRLVQQS; encoded by the coding sequence ATGAAGAGAGAGATTGAATCACGTCTGTTGGCCTGGAAGCAAAGTCCCGGGCGGAAGGTGTTGCTTGTTCGCGGAGCTCGCCAAGTCGGAAAGACATACTCGATCCGCGAACTGGGCCAGACCTTTCGACACTTCGTCGAGGTCAATTTTGAGGAAAACCCCGAGATCCGGGTCTTCTTCCACGACTCGCTCAATCCCGTGCGCATCCGCGAGAAATTGGCCGCCTATTTTTCAACCCCCATTGTCGCCGGGGAGACGTTGTTGTTCTTCGATGAGATACAGGCGTGCCCGGAAGCGTTGAGCGCATTGCGTTTCTTCCACGAGAAGATGCCGGATCTGCATGTTGTGGCGGCGGGTTCGTTGCTGGAACTCGCTCTGGCCGAGATTCCGTCTCTGGGGGTTGGCCGACTCTCCTCGCTGTTTATGTATCCGTTGACCTTCGCGGAGTACCTGATGGCGACCGGGGAAGACACGTTGCTCGGTGTTGTCGCGCAGGCCGATGCGGCACACCCGGTGGATAAACCGTTCCATCGTCGTCTCGTGGACCTTGTGAAAACGTATCAACTCGTGGGCGGCATGCCTGCCGCCGTGAAGGCGTATGCGGAGAAACACGATCTGGCGGAATGCCTTAAAATACTGGACGACCTGGTCACAACGATTGATGACGACTTCAAGAAGTATAAGAAACGGGCGCCTGTCGGACGGCTCTCCGAGGTGTTCCGTTCCATCGTCCTACAGGCAGGCGGCAAGTTCAAGTATTCCAGCATCGATTCCGCTTCCTCGGCCCAGCCGCTCAAGGACGCCCTGCAGTTGCTGTTGCAGGCCGGGTTGGCGTACCGGGTCATGCACACACATGCCCGCGGCATTCCGCTCGGCGCTCAGGTTGACGAGAAGAAGTTCAAAGTGTTTCTGTTCGACATCGGCATCCACCAGCGTCTGATGGGTCTCGACGTGCCGGGCCACCTGACGGCGGGTGACTTAGACCTTGTCAACAAAGGCAGTCTCGCAGAGGTTTTCACGGGGTTGGAACTGATCGGGAATCATCCTTCGCACATGAAAGCCAACCTTTACTACTGGCACCGGGAGGCCAGGAACAGCAATGCCGAGATCGACTATGTCATTCAACAGGGAGCGGACATTGTGCCCGTGGAGGTGAAGTCCGGCACGAAGGGACAGATGCAGAGCATGTACTTGTTCATGGACGAGCGGAAATTAAAGAAAGGCATCCGGGTGTCGCTGGAAAACTTTACGGAGTACGACCGTGTGCAGACCATTCCGATGTACGCTGTACGCCGCCTGGTTCAACAAAGCTGA